A window of Aeromicrobium sp. Root236 contains these coding sequences:
- a CDS encoding PPOX class F420-dependent oxidoreductase: MPRQIATSTQVSQTELVEFVRPRHRMIVITQRADGSPQASPVTGGVDDSGRIVISTYPERAKARNARKRPDVSVVVLSDDFNDPWVQVDGTCEVLDVPEGLDAFVEYFRNISGEHPDWAEYRQAMVDQGKCLMRITPTRWGPVATGGFPARLA, encoded by the coding sequence ATGCCCCGCCAGATCGCCACGTCGACCCAGGTCAGCCAGACCGAGCTCGTCGAGTTCGTCCGGCCGCGCCACCGGATGATCGTCATCACCCAGCGCGCTGACGGCTCACCGCAGGCCTCGCCGGTGACGGGCGGCGTCGACGACTCGGGCCGGATCGTCATCTCCACCTATCCCGAGCGCGCCAAGGCCAGGAACGCCCGCAAGCGCCCGGACGTCAGCGTGGTCGTGCTGTCGGACGACTTCAACGATCCGTGGGTGCAGGTCGACGGGACGTGCGAGGTGCTGGACGTGCCGGAGGGGCTCGATGCGTTCGTCGAGTACTTCCGCAACATCTCCGGCGAGCACCCGGACTGGGCCGAGTACCGGCAGGCCATGGTCGACCAGGGCAAGTGCCTGATGCGGATCACGCCGACGCGCTGGGGCCCCGTCGCGACCGGCGGCTTCCCTGCGCGGCTGGCCTGA
- a CDS encoding AarF/ABC1/UbiB kinase family protein, with translation MESAIDNVTFSAEPAVDELIRRSIRLRAVPGLTEQALVWHREAVNRRKTLARDAERLATPRLWPDTIASLASTGWRLLATAAPDAPLQLLAAGACAVGLRVEPPNASAGTLDRAQRLVRAGGPAYIKLGQFIATAEGLLPADWVEAFAWCRDEAPPLDTGVAHAVIDRELGSQRSRLAWLDDEPLAAGSIGQVHRGRLDDGTEVVVKVRRPGLRRRFRADIETLAIAAAAAEKLHAGARSANLRGFVELFAQLALEELDFQLEAANLVDSSAVLEALGADHMNAPRPVPGMVTERLLVMEYLPGVSYAHLEGRLSPTEGQRLLQLGIKGVLEATMRHGVFHGDLHGGNVLIDETTQTFSLVDFGITGRLSAKQRAGLVEYLAAWAMNDADGQIVAMQSFGAIAADADTTTVVAELQAELDLLQDRSRGQVTFDQLGLTLGRLLQVLARNGFRMPKDLVLFFKNLLYLSGFAANVAPDTDVLEVVQEILLDLFAEPSDAVEVA, from the coding sequence ATGGAATCTGCCATCGACAATGTCACGTTCTCGGCCGAGCCGGCGGTCGACGAGCTCATCCGCCGCTCGATTCGACTGCGTGCCGTTCCCGGGCTGACCGAGCAGGCGCTCGTCTGGCACCGCGAAGCGGTGAACCGCCGCAAGACGCTGGCCCGCGACGCCGAACGCCTCGCGACACCTCGACTCTGGCCCGACACCATCGCCTCGCTCGCGTCGACGGGCTGGCGGCTGCTGGCCACGGCTGCGCCCGACGCGCCACTGCAGCTGCTCGCGGCGGGCGCGTGCGCCGTCGGGCTCCGCGTCGAGCCGCCCAACGCGAGTGCCGGCACGCTGGACCGGGCCCAGCGGCTCGTACGCGCCGGCGGTCCTGCGTACATCAAGCTCGGCCAGTTCATCGCCACAGCCGAAGGGCTGCTCCCCGCTGACTGGGTCGAGGCGTTCGCGTGGTGCCGCGACGAGGCTCCCCCGCTGGACACCGGTGTCGCGCACGCCGTGATCGACCGTGAGCTCGGCAGCCAGCGCAGCCGGTTGGCCTGGCTCGACGACGAGCCGCTCGCTGCCGGGTCGATCGGCCAGGTCCACCGTGGACGCCTCGACGACGGCACCGAGGTCGTCGTCAAGGTGCGCCGGCCCGGCCTGCGCCGCCGGTTCCGCGCCGACATCGAGACCTTGGCGATTGCCGCGGCCGCCGCGGAGAAGCTGCATGCCGGCGCCCGCTCGGCGAACCTTCGCGGCTTCGTCGAGCTGTTCGCGCAGCTCGCGCTCGAGGAGCTCGACTTCCAGCTCGAGGCGGCGAACCTCGTCGACTCCAGCGCCGTCCTCGAGGCCCTCGGCGCCGACCACATGAACGCACCGCGGCCTGTCCCGGGCATGGTCACCGAGCGGCTCCTGGTCATGGAGTACCTGCCCGGTGTCTCGTACGCACACCTCGAGGGACGGCTCAGCCCGACCGAGGGACAACGCCTGCTGCAGCTCGGCATCAAGGGTGTCCTGGAGGCGACCATGCGGCACGGTGTCTTCCACGGCGACCTGCACGGCGGCAACGTGCTGATCGACGAAACCACCCAGACGTTCTCGTTGGTCGACTTCGGCATCACCGGGCGGCTCAGCGCCAAGCAGCGTGCCGGGCTCGTGGAGTACCTCGCCGCCTGGGCGATGAACGACGCCGACGGCCAGATCGTGGCGATGCAGTCGTTCGGCGCGATCGCCGCCGATGCCGACACCACGACGGTCGTGGCCGAGCTGCAGGCCGAGCTCGACCTCCTGCAGGACCGGTCCCGCGGCCAGGTCACGTTCGACCAGCTCGGGCTGACGCTCGGCAGGCTCCTGCAGGTGCTCGCCCGCAACGGCTTCCGGATGCCCAAGGACCTCGTGCTGTTCTTCAAGAACCTGCTCTACCTGTCCGGGTTCGCCGCGAACGTCGCGCCCGACACCGACGTCCTCGAGGTCGTCCAGGAGATCCTCCTCGACCTGTTCGCCGAGCCCTCGGACGCCGTGGAGGTGGCCTGA
- a CDS encoding adenylate/guanylate cyclase domain-containing protein, which yields MTSLEVVLAASTALLAVGLLVTALRLRGARREIERLSRRTDRSRLVPSPTDAVRTVVGTAMKVRDHGFSGALRSSIDELALWADVERPDLARLASADGSVTILFSDIEGSTSLNHRLGDRGWVQLLAKHDRLLKHAIGAHAGHVIKSQGDGFMVAFAEASEAVAAASDIQRRFHKVRPGSRLSGVKVRIGAHKGSAVHRDGDLFGRNVAFAARVAAQAEGGEILVSESVVDSLPEDSVTVLEPRGAELKGVPGTHQLYPIDWRARR from the coding sequence GTGACATCGCTCGAGGTGGTGCTGGCCGCGTCGACCGCACTGCTGGCGGTCGGGCTGCTGGTCACGGCGCTGAGGCTGCGTGGGGCTCGGCGGGAGATCGAGCGGTTGAGCCGGCGGACCGACCGGAGCCGACTCGTCCCCTCACCGACCGACGCGGTGCGAACGGTTGTCGGCACCGCGATGAAGGTGCGGGACCACGGGTTCAGCGGCGCGCTGCGCAGCTCGATCGACGAGCTCGCGCTGTGGGCCGACGTCGAACGTCCCGACCTGGCCCGCCTCGCGAGCGCGGACGGCTCGGTGACGATCCTGTTCAGCGACATCGAGGGATCGACCTCGCTCAACCACCGGCTCGGCGATCGCGGCTGGGTGCAGCTGCTGGCCAAGCACGACCGGCTGCTCAAGCACGCGATCGGCGCGCATGCCGGCCACGTCATCAAGAGCCAGGGCGACGGGTTCATGGTCGCGTTCGCCGAGGCGAGCGAGGCGGTGGCGGCGGCGTCGGACATCCAGCGACGCTTCCACAAGGTACGTCCGGGGTCGCGCCTGTCGGGAGTCAAGGTCCGGATCGGCGCGCACAAGGGCTCGGCCGTGCACCGCGACGGCGACCTGTTCGGCCGCAACGTGGCGTTCGCCGCACGGGTCGCCGCCCAGGCCGAGGGCGGCGAGATCCTCGTCAGCGAGAGCGTCGTCGACTCACTGCCCGAGGACTCGGTGACGGTGCTCGAGCCCCGAGGCGCCGAGCTCAAGGGCGTACCGGGGACGCACCAGCTCTATCCGATCGACTGGCGCGCCCGCCGCTAG
- a CDS encoding cyclic nucleotide-binding domain-containing protein, with the protein MMRRQKIDPEVQEDLSRVTDFDAELVKTLATVGTPVSIPQGWSIIMQSTPADSAYIVLEGEVEIRKSGEVLATLGPGDVFGEIALVNHRLRSASVVASSAIRALRLEASALESLIEQDPTFADTLRSTAERRMANDAKDS; encoded by the coding sequence ATGATGCGTAGGCAGAAGATCGACCCCGAGGTCCAGGAGGACCTGAGCCGCGTCACCGACTTCGACGCCGAGCTGGTCAAGACGCTCGCCACCGTGGGCACGCCGGTCTCCATCCCGCAGGGCTGGTCGATCATCATGCAGTCCACGCCGGCGGACTCGGCCTACATCGTGCTCGAAGGCGAGGTCGAGATCCGCAAGTCCGGCGAGGTCCTCGCGACCCTCGGCCCCGGCGACGTGTTCGGCGAGATCGCCCTCGTCAACCACCGGCTGCGCAGCGCCTCCGTCGTCGCCTCGAGCGCGATCCGGGCACTGCGCCTGGAGGCTTCCGCGCTCGAGTCGCTCATCGAGCAGGACCCGACGTTCGCCGACACGCTGCGCAGCACCGCCGAGAGGCGCATGGCCAACGACGCCAAGGACTCCTAG
- a CDS encoding aldose epimerase family protein, with product MLESFTATAGDQQITVVTISNEQCRVVLTDLGARILELHAPDRDGVLADVVLGRKSYDELPGDQYYFGVTAGRYANRIRKGRFAIDGTEHEVTRNEGENHVHGGKRGFDTYVWSTELDAAHDAVTFSHTSPDGDEGYPGTLEARVTYTLDGSALEIRIEAETDRPTLVNLVNHAYFNLAGHDSGTVLDQVLQIDAAAYTPVDAELLPTGEVLSVAGTPYDFREPTPIGAHIDEVDNAGYDHNWVLDGDGMRQVATLTDPASGRRLTLVTDQPGTQVYAGGYLEGASAKGELGTYEAFAGVTAEMQTFPDSINHPDFPQRVLRPGETYVNVVRYEFSVV from the coding sequence ATGCTCGAAAGCTTCACGGCCACCGCCGGCGACCAGCAGATCACGGTCGTCACGATCTCCAACGAGCAGTGCCGTGTCGTGCTGACCGACCTCGGCGCCCGCATCCTCGAGCTGCACGCCCCGGATCGCGACGGCGTGCTCGCCGACGTCGTGCTGGGCCGGAAGTCGTACGACGAGCTGCCCGGCGACCAGTACTACTTCGGTGTCACCGCGGGCCGCTACGCCAACCGGATCCGCAAGGGTCGCTTCGCGATCGACGGCACCGAGCACGAAGTCACGCGCAACGAGGGCGAGAACCACGTGCACGGCGGCAAGCGGGGCTTCGACACGTACGTGTGGTCGACCGAGCTCGACGCCGCGCACGACGCCGTGACGTTCTCGCACACCTCCCCCGACGGCGACGAGGGCTATCCGGGCACGCTCGAGGCGCGCGTCACGTACACGCTCGACGGCTCCGCCCTGGAGATCCGCATCGAGGCCGAGACCGACCGCCCGACGCTCGTCAACCTGGTCAACCACGCCTACTTCAACCTCGCGGGCCACGACTCCGGCACGGTCCTCGACCAGGTCCTGCAGATCGACGCCGCCGCCTACACCCCCGTCGACGCCGAGCTGCTGCCCACCGGCGAGGTGCTCAGCGTCGCCGGGACGCCGTACGACTTCCGGGAGCCGACGCCGATCGGTGCGCACATCGACGAGGTCGACAACGCCGGCTACGACCACAACTGGGTGCTCGACGGCGACGGCATGCGCCAGGTCGCGACGCTGACCGACCCGGCGAGCGGGCGGCGGCTCACCCTCGTCACGGACCAGCCGGGCACGCAGGTGTATGCCGGCGGCTACCTCGAAGGGGCCAGCGCCAAGGGCGAGCTCGGGACTTACGAGGCGTTCGCCGGTGTCACTGCCGAGATGCAGACGTTCCCGGACTCGATCAACCACCCGGACTTCCCACAGCGGGTGCTGCGGCCGGGCGAGACGTACGTCAACGTCGTGCGCTACGAGTTCTCCGTCGTCTGA
- a CDS encoding nuclear transport factor 2 family protein, translated as MEEQLEAAVVTYLSALREADVGRVLSLFAPEALVHSPLYGVMAAADFYPALFADTSAANLELRSVMHGRDTSGARTMSFWFHFDWRLPSGAAAPFDVIDAVTLDDDGRFTSLHILYDTANVRPVFEAEGERP; from the coding sequence ATGGAAGAGCAGCTGGAGGCCGCCGTCGTGACCTACCTGTCCGCCCTGCGCGAGGCCGATGTCGGACGCGTGCTGTCGCTGTTCGCCCCGGAGGCGCTCGTGCACTCGCCGCTCTACGGAGTCATGGCTGCGGCCGACTTCTACCCGGCGCTGTTCGCGGACACCAGTGCGGCCAACCTCGAGCTGCGATCCGTGATGCACGGGCGCGACACGAGCGGCGCGCGGACGATGAGCTTCTGGTTCCACTTCGACTGGCGCCTGCCCTCGGGGGCTGCAGCGCCGTTCGACGTCATCGACGCGGTGACGCTGGACGACGACGGCCGGTTCACCTCGCTGCACATCCTGTACGACACCGCCAACGTGCGGCCGGTCTTCGAGGCGGAGGGCGAGCGACCGTAG
- a CDS encoding TetR/AcrR family transcriptional regulator, with protein MDRRPGRPRSLSLELIVDAVLEDGIATFSMPSIAARLGVAHSGLYRYVKDRDELLVLAIEKAALSVDWPEADLPWRDLLSDVARSVWTICERYPGYDVVALSPPKWPERIVAQVTPYISSLHRQGFTIEDATVAVQIAGNLALTTSVRGTGSYPLARTNGERTLSQRHDWHDRILDIVLDGLGSRLLA; from the coding sequence ATGGACCGCAGACCAGGCCGGCCACGCTCCCTCAGCCTGGAGCTCATCGTCGACGCCGTGCTCGAGGACGGGATCGCCACCTTCAGCATGCCGTCGATCGCGGCCCGGCTCGGAGTCGCCCACTCCGGTCTCTACCGGTACGTCAAGGATCGCGACGAGCTGCTCGTCCTGGCCATCGAGAAGGCCGCCCTCTCGGTCGACTGGCCCGAGGCCGATCTGCCCTGGCGCGACCTGCTCAGCGACGTGGCCCGCTCGGTCTGGACGATCTGTGAGCGCTACCCCGGCTATGACGTCGTGGCCCTCTCCCCGCCCAAGTGGCCGGAGCGCATCGTCGCCCAGGTCACGCCCTACATCTCGTCGCTGCACCGCCAGGGGTTCACGATCGAGGACGCGACGGTCGCAGTCCAGATCGCCGGCAACCTCGCGCTGACCACGTCCGTCCGGGGCACGGGGTCCTACCCGCTGGCCCGCACCAACGGCGAGCGCACCCTGTCGCAGCGCCACGACTGGCACGACCGGATCCTCGACATCGTCCTCGACGGCCTCGGCAGCCGCCTGCTGGCCTGA
- a CDS encoding PfkB family carbohydrate kinase translates to MTGRVVVVGSLNVDVSLTCDTIPAPGETVLASAVRRSAGGKGANQAVAAARAGGASTSIVGAVGDDADGRYLLDQLAQDGVDTAHVALLAGHRTGLALITVDRAGENAIVVAPGANSAAVLDPTTHEPIRTADVVLAQLETPQPLLVEAARSRRPGVPFILNAAPAASLTEELSSEVDLLVVNEHEARSVSGAGDLGEAVRILATGFPAVLVTLGAGGSELHRHDTPVIRSPAVTVTVVDTTAAGDTFCGVLAAALAAGEPAERAMASASTAATLAVQRPGAQDSIPTLAEVRALLA, encoded by the coding sequence ATGACCGGTCGGGTCGTCGTGGTCGGCAGTCTCAACGTCGACGTCTCGCTGACGTGCGACACGATCCCGGCGCCCGGGGAGACGGTCCTCGCGTCCGCCGTGCGTCGGAGCGCCGGCGGCAAGGGCGCCAACCAAGCCGTCGCCGCTGCCCGGGCGGGCGGCGCGTCGACGAGCATCGTGGGAGCCGTCGGCGACGACGCGGATGGCCGCTACCTGCTCGACCAGCTGGCGCAGGACGGCGTCGACACCGCACACGTCGCACTGCTCGCAGGGCACCGCACAGGACTTGCGCTCATCACGGTCGACCGGGCCGGCGAGAACGCCATCGTCGTGGCGCCGGGCGCCAACTCGGCCGCCGTCCTCGACCCGACGACTCACGAGCCCATCCGCACCGCCGACGTGGTGCTCGCCCAGCTGGAGACCCCGCAACCCCTCCTGGTCGAGGCCGCGCGCTCACGGCGTCCCGGCGTGCCGTTCATCCTCAACGCCGCTCCGGCCGCGTCGCTCACCGAAGAGCTGAGCTCCGAGGTCGACCTGCTGGTCGTCAACGAGCACGAGGCCCGATCGGTGAGCGGCGCCGGAGATCTCGGTGAGGCCGTACGCATCCTGGCCACCGGCTTCCCCGCGGTCCTGGTGACCCTCGGCGCAGGCGGCTCCGAGCTGCATCGCCACGACACCCCGGTCATACGGTCACCAGCCGTCACGGTCACCGTCGTCGACACCACCGCGGCCGGCGACACGTTCTGCGGCGTCCTCGCCGCGGCTCTCGCTGCCGGCGAGCCGGCGGAGCGGGCCATGGCGTCCGCCAGCACGGCAGCGACGCTCGCGGTCCAGCGCCCTGGGGCGCAGGACTCGATCCCGACACTGGCCGAGGTCCGGGCGCTGTTGGCGTAG
- a CDS encoding Lrp/AsnC family transcriptional regulator: MAGAPIDEIDTRILDALERDGRLSMRQLAEEVHVSRANAYARVERLSESGIIKGYTALVDPVGRGLGTSAYLTLNVRQPDWRNIHAQLRALDGVEHIALVGGEFDVVMLVRARDNADLRRLVLDEIQSIPGILSTRTLLVFEESSPDRSDKA, encoded by the coding sequence ATGGCCGGAGCGCCGATCGACGAGATCGACACCCGCATCCTCGACGCCCTCGAGCGCGACGGGCGGCTGTCGATGCGCCAGCTCGCGGAAGAGGTCCATGTCTCGCGCGCCAACGCGTACGCCCGCGTCGAACGGCTCTCGGAGTCCGGCATCATCAAGGGCTACACAGCGCTCGTCGACCCGGTCGGTCGCGGGCTCGGCACGTCGGCCTACCTGACGCTGAACGTGCGGCAGCCCGACTGGCGCAACATCCACGCCCAGCTGCGCGCCCTCGACGGCGTCGAGCACATCGCGCTGGTCGGCGGAGAGTTCGACGTCGTGATGCTCGTGCGCGCCCGCGACAACGCCGACCTGCGGCGCCTCGTGCTCGACGAGATCCAGTCGATCCCGGGCATCCTCAGCACCCGTACCCTGCTGGTGTTCGAGGAGTCCTCACCCGATCGGTCGGACAAGGCATGA
- the pdhA gene encoding pyruvate dehydrogenase (acetyl-transferring) E1 component subunit alpha, which translates to MPSHEFLPSEQPVQLLDQDGRRVEDAGRVFPSDEAMLRAHEELVVGRRINEQAYALVRQGRLAVYPSSYGQEACEVAAAMVLGDQDWLFPTYRDVVSIIGRGVDPVETLTLLKGDWHCGYDPTEHRVAPQTTPLATQLIHAVGVAHAATLRGDDTVVMAMCGDGATSEGDFHEALNFAAVFKAPVVFFVQNNEYAISVPLARQTVAPSLAHKAVGYGMPGERVDGNDVAALLSVLGDAVAAARAGGGPSLVEAHTYRMQAHTNADDATRYRADDEVEKWQDRDPLLRSEAYLAGCDLLTGERTAEIAARAESVATAMRDGLMLDVEPDPAHLFDHVYATPTPQLGEQAAFLADELSREGVS; encoded by the coding sequence GTGCCGAGCCACGAGTTCCTGCCGTCCGAGCAACCCGTCCAGCTGCTCGACCAGGACGGTCGACGGGTCGAGGACGCGGGGCGCGTGTTCCCGTCGGACGAGGCGATGCTGCGAGCGCACGAGGAGCTCGTGGTCGGCAGGCGGATCAACGAGCAGGCGTACGCGCTGGTGCGCCAAGGCCGGCTCGCGGTCTACCCGTCGTCGTACGGGCAGGAGGCGTGCGAGGTCGCGGCCGCGATGGTGCTCGGCGACCAGGACTGGCTCTTCCCGACCTACCGCGACGTGGTCTCGATCATCGGCCGAGGTGTCGACCCGGTCGAGACCCTGACCCTGCTCAAGGGCGACTGGCACTGCGGCTACGACCCGACGGAGCACCGCGTGGCGCCCCAGACCACACCATTGGCGACCCAGCTGATCCATGCCGTCGGCGTCGCGCATGCGGCCACCCTGCGCGGCGACGACACCGTCGTGATGGCGATGTGCGGTGACGGCGCCACGAGCGAGGGTGACTTCCACGAGGCGCTCAACTTCGCGGCGGTGTTCAAGGCGCCGGTGGTGTTCTTCGTGCAGAACAACGAGTACGCGATCTCCGTGCCGTTGGCCCGCCAGACCGTCGCACCGTCGCTGGCGCACAAGGCCGTCGGCTACGGCATGCCGGGGGAGCGGGTCGACGGCAACGACGTCGCCGCTCTGCTGTCGGTCCTGGGTGACGCGGTCGCTGCGGCTCGGGCCGGTGGTGGGCCGTCCCTCGTCGAGGCGCACACCTATCGCATGCAGGCGCACACCAACGCCGACGACGCGACGCGATACCGCGCCGACGACGAGGTCGAGAAGTGGCAGGACCGCGATCCGCTGCTGCGCTCGGAGGCGTACCTCGCGGGTTGCGACCTGCTCACCGGCGAGCGGACCGCGGAGATCGCCGCCAGGGCGGAGTCCGTCGCCACCGCGATGCGGGACGGGCTGATGCTGGACGTCGAGCCGGATCCGGCCCACCTGTTCGACCACGTCTATGCGACGCCGACGCCGCAGCTGGGTGAGCAGGCGGCGTTCCTCGCCGACGAGCTCTCCCGGGAAGGGGTCAGCTGA
- a CDS encoding alpha-ketoacid dehydrogenase subunit beta encodes MAEHEKITMAQAFNQALRDAMTADESVLMFGEDVGALGGVFRVTDGLNAEFGDARCFDTPLAESGIMGFAVGLAMNGMRPVVEMQFDAFAYPAFEQIVSHVAKMRNRTRGALSMPITIRVPYAGGIGGVEHHCDSSEAYYVHTPGLTVVAPATVADAYTLMREAIASPDPVVVLEPKKLYWSKDEVDLDEAQPGIGRAVVRREGTDATLIAYGTSVPIALEAADAAAAEGRSLQVVDVRSLVPFDDETVCAAVRSTGRAVVIAEAAGFASVSSEIVARVTERCFHHLAAPVRRVTGFDIPYPPPKLEHLHLPSVDRVLDAIDTLQWDDV; translated from the coding sequence ATGGCCGAGCACGAGAAGATCACGATGGCGCAGGCGTTCAACCAGGCCCTGCGCGACGCGATGACCGCCGACGAGTCGGTGCTGATGTTCGGCGAGGACGTTGGCGCGCTCGGCGGGGTGTTCCGGGTGACCGACGGGCTCAACGCCGAGTTCGGTGACGCCCGCTGCTTCGACACTCCGCTCGCCGAGTCCGGGATCATGGGCTTCGCCGTGGGCCTGGCGATGAACGGCATGCGACCCGTCGTCGAGATGCAGTTCGACGCGTTCGCCTATCCCGCGTTCGAGCAGATCGTCAGCCACGTCGCCAAGATGCGCAACCGTACGCGTGGCGCCCTCAGCATGCCGATCACGATCCGCGTCCCGTACGCCGGAGGCATCGGCGGCGTGGAGCACCACTGCGACTCGTCGGAGGCCTACTACGTGCACACGCCGGGGCTGACTGTCGTCGCGCCGGCGACGGTCGCCGACGCCTACACGCTGATGCGGGAGGCGATCGCGTCACCGGATCCTGTCGTCGTGCTGGAGCCCAAGAAGCTCTACTGGAGCAAGGACGAGGTCGACCTCGACGAGGCGCAGCCCGGCATCGGCCGCGCGGTCGTACGCCGTGAGGGCACCGATGCGACGCTCATCGCCTACGGCACGTCGGTGCCGATCGCGCTCGAGGCTGCCGATGCCGCGGCGGCCGAGGGCCGGAGCCTGCAGGTCGTCGACGTCCGCTCGCTCGTGCCGTTCGACGACGAGACCGTCTGCGCCGCCGTACGCTCGACCGGTCGCGCCGTCGTGATCGCCGAGGCGGCCGGGTTCGCCAGCGTCTCGTCGGAGATCGTCGCGCGGGTCACCGAGCGGTGCTTCCACCACCTCGCCGCGCCGGTTCGCCGGGTCACCGGTTTCGACATCCCCTACCCGCCCCCCAAGCTCGAGCACCTCCACCTGCCGAGCGTCGACCGCGTGCTCGATGCCATCGACACCCTGCAGTGGGACGACGTATGA
- a CDS encoding dihydrolipoamide acetyltransferase family protein, with translation MTLQTFTLPDLGEGLTEAEVVRWLVAVGDEVVVDQPVVEVETAKSIVEVPSPYAGRVSELHGEEGGTVAVGAPLISVEAGLLVAPEPAQVAAEQYREEEKAGSGNVLIGYGTPEGAGSGRRRRPRSAPVAATPVSSSSVPRVTSPLVRRLAREAGVSILGITGTGVDGLITRRDVQSAIDAAAPRTESTGRAGLEVAQRTPMSGFRKAVSSALSRSRSEIPEATVWVDVDFTELFAIRAAAKAASKPVPSLLAYLARFTVAALKAHPELNGEVDTVNDELIQYAGINLGLAVQTDRGLLAPAVLDAHLLTTAELDAEIRRVTEAAREGRATQDELTGGTFTLNNYGSFNVDGSAAIINHPQVAILGLGRVIDRAWVVDGELTVRKIAQMSFVFDHRVCDGGAAASFMRIVADAIESPGSAIANL, from the coding sequence ATGACCCTGCAGACGTTCACCCTGCCCGATCTCGGCGAGGGCCTCACCGAGGCCGAGGTCGTCCGCTGGCTCGTCGCGGTCGGCGACGAGGTCGTCGTCGACCAGCCGGTCGTCGAGGTCGAGACCGCCAAGTCGATCGTCGAGGTCCCGTCGCCGTACGCCGGCCGGGTCAGCGAGCTGCACGGCGAGGAGGGCGGCACGGTCGCGGTGGGCGCGCCGCTCATCTCCGTGGAGGCCGGTCTGCTGGTGGCCCCGGAGCCCGCCCAGGTCGCTGCCGAGCAGTACCGCGAGGAGGAGAAGGCCGGCTCCGGCAACGTCCTGATCGGCTACGGGACGCCCGAAGGCGCCGGCAGCGGCCGTCGGCGGCGTCCACGCTCTGCCCCCGTCGCCGCGACCCCTGTCTCGTCATCGTCCGTGCCGCGGGTGACGTCCCCGCTCGTACGCCGACTGGCCCGCGAGGCCGGGGTGTCGATCCTCGGCATCACCGGCACCGGCGTCGACGGACTGATCACTCGCCGTGACGTGCAGTCGGCGATCGATGCCGCTGCTCCGCGCACGGAGTCCACCGGCCGGGCCGGTCTTGAGGTCGCGCAGCGCACGCCGATGAGCGGGTTCCGCAAGGCGGTCTCCTCGGCGTTGTCACGCAGCCGCAGCGAGATCCCGGAGGCCACAGTGTGGGTCGACGTCGACTTCACCGAGCTTTTCGCGATCCGGGCGGCGGCGAAGGCCGCGAGCAAGCCGGTGCCGAGCCTGCTGGCCTACCTCGCCCGGTTCACGGTCGCTGCACTGAAGGCGCACCCCGAGCTCAACGGTGAGGTCGACACCGTCAACGACGAGCTGATCCAGTACGCCGGCATCAACCTCGGCCTTGCCGTGCAGACGGACCGCGGGCTGCTGGCACCGGCAGTGCTCGACGCGCACCTGCTGACGACGGCGGAGCTCGACGCCGAGATCCGCCGGGTCACCGAGGCGGCGCGGGAAGGACGAGCCACCCAGGACGAGCTGACCGGTGGGACGTTCACGCTCAACAACTACGGATCGTTCAACGTCGACGGCAGCGCCGCGATCATCAACCACCCGCAGGTCGCGATCCTCGGCCTCGGCCGCGTCATCGACCGGGCGTGGGTCGTGGACGGCGAGCTGACGGTGCGCAAGATCGCGCAGATGTCGTTCGTCTTCGACCACCGGGTCTGTGACGGGGGCGCCGCGGCGTCGTTCATGCGGATCGTCGCCGACGCGATCGAGTCGCCCGGCTCGGCGATCGCGAACCTCTGA
- a CDS encoding EthD family reductase — protein sequence MHRITIQYGAPADPEAFERHYTEVHVPLASTLPGLRRYVRSHPRGMGGDAPYLVAELWFDDADALKAALKSPEMAETAADAQTFDVASMTTFTGEVTETEL from the coding sequence ATGCACCGCATCACGATCCAGTACGGCGCGCCCGCCGACCCCGAGGCGTTCGAGCGGCACTACACCGAGGTACACGTCCCGCTCGCCTCGACGCTGCCGGGACTACGGCGCTACGTCCGTTCGCACCCGCGCGGCATGGGCGGCGATGCGCCCTATCTCGTCGCCGAGCTGTGGTTCGACGACGCCGATGCGCTCAAGGCCGCGCTGAAGTCGCCGGAGATGGCCGAGACCGCCGCCGACGCCCAGACGTTCGACGTCGCCTCGATGACCACGTTCACCGGAGAGGTCACCGAGACCGAGCTCTGA